A section of the Oncorhynchus keta strain PuntledgeMale-10-30-2019 chromosome 15, Oket_V2, whole genome shotgun sequence genome encodes:
- the LOC118395006 gene encoding nucleolar protein 9: MRGEMGGRGGAGERGEDEGRNRGREASERGEDGEGKRGGAGGRGGGEGGGAKKRLDALSVGYFRRVGERLSEGFTEDEEKVLFVENVLTEVKGQAALVAMDVTGSVTLQRLLPLASPVQVGEVLAELGGESGSDFKTVSCDKCGGHVLESALRQMPRWREKGSSEEEKTATTEGDSETGGDCGILEAQVLSLCHVVMEHCAEFIRHTHGSHVARTLIHVLAGCLGPARTDTARPGVKDRNVTTPLTYFEAPTSFWWELKTLSTSLMDNVNVCVTDAVASTVFQTMLTVCHRNRPKLCKLLTKGIVEYLTSLSSAPGVSPLLVFLKDQASSRLIEIVLQLSHKALLRDLYKNHLQGQLVTLAVHPIANFPIQRLTAASTNYKVFLKVFDELAEGLEAILAAGHMGVIVQLTDSCAEREEKQGEMMQRLLNAFHCAEPASRHTACLPLFLSLLTHEVYYSSEAVEGNTQTERPLSSICYHGSRLVQSLAKFKDRSLLLNSLRSLTPADHLTLGTDQSGSHVLQLLVTSSSDKGRGKILRRLEGQYVQMACSRYGSRVLEAVWNSATVPQRQSIAKELVPCETQLRSGQFSRHVWAKFALTHFVKRRAQWQEVQTGESKKRKLFSDILE, from the exons atgagaggagaaatGGGTGGAAGAGGAGGTgcgggagaaagaggagaagatgaaggcagaaatagaggaagagaagCAAGTGAAcgaggagaagatggagagggaaagagaggaggagcgggtggaagaggagggggtgaaggaggaggtgcCAAGAAGCGTCTAGATGCCTTGAGTGTGGGATACTTCcgcagagtgggagagagactcAGCGAAGGCTTCACAGAGGACGAGGAGAAAG TTCTCTTTGTGGAGAACGTGCTGACGGAGGTCAAAGGGCAGGCTGCCCTGGTTGCCATGGATGTGACAGGAAGTGTCACCCTCCAGCGTCTGCTCCCATTGGCTAGCCCCGTCCAGGTGGGGGAGGTGCTGGCTGAGCTTGGCGGAGAATCTGGGTCCGATTTTAAGACAGTGTCATGTGACAAATGTGGGGGTCATGTCTTGGAGAGCGCCCTCAGACAGATGCCCAGatggagag AAAAGGGCTCATCAGAGGAGGAAAAGACAGCTACCACAGAAGGAGATTCCGAGACGGGGGGGGATTGTGGGATACTAGAGGCCCAGGTTCTGTCCCTGTGTCACGTGGTGATGGAGCACTGTGCAGAGttcatcagacacacacacggctCCCACGTGGCCCGCACGCTCATACATGTACTGGCAGGCTGCCTTGGTCCAGCCCGCACCGACACAGCAcgcccag GTGTAAAGGACAGGAATGTCACCACTCCGCTGACCTACTTTGAGGCGCCCACCTCATTCTGGTGGGAACTAAAAACCCTGTCTACCTCCCTGATGGATAATGTCAATG TGTGTGTGACTGATGCCGTGGCTAGTACAGTGTTCCAGACCATGTTGACGGTGTGTCACAGAAACCGACCCAAGCTCTGCAAGCTGCTCACCAAAGGTATCGTGGAGTACCTGACATCACTCAGCTCTGCTCCTGGAGTCAG TCCTCTCTTGGTCTTTCTGAAGGACCAGGCCTCCAGTCGGCTAATTGAAATAGTCCTCCAGTTATCCCACAAGGCCTTGCTCCGTGACCTCTATAAGAACCACCTCCAGGGTCAGCTGGTAACCCTGGCCGTCCATCCAATCGCCAACTTCCCCATACAGAGACTGACAGCAGCCTCCACCAATTACAAAGTG tTCCTGAAGGTGTTTGATGAGCTAGCCGAGGGTTTGGAGGCCATCTTGGCAGCAGGTCACATGGGTGTGATCGTCCAGCTGACAGACAGCTGTGCAGAGCgggaggagaaacagggagagatgaTGCAACGTCTCCTTAATGCTTTTCACTGTGCTGAACCTGCCTCTCGACACACGGCCTGCCTGCCACTCTTCCTGTCCCTGCTCACACACGAGGTGTACTACAGCTCCGAGGCAGTAGAGGGCAACACACAAACAGAG CGCCCCCTATCCTCTATCTGTTACCATGGCTCACGTCTGGTCCAGTCACTGGCCAAGTTCAAAGACCGCTCCCTGCTCCTGAACAGCCTGCGCTCTCTGACCCCCGCTGACCACCTGACCCTGGGAACCGACCAATCAGGCAGCCACGTTCTGCAGCTCCTGGTGACCTCCTCCAGCGATAAGGGGAGGGGAAAGATCCTGAGGAGACTGGAG GGCCAGTATGTCCAGATGGCCTGCTCCAGGTATGGCAGCCGTGTGTTGGAGGCAGTCTGGAACAGTGCCACTGTCCCTCAGAGACAGAGCATCGCTAAGGAATTAG tgcCTTGTGAGACACAGCTTAGATCAGGCCAGTTTTCTCGTCACGTTTGGGCCAAATTTGCACTGACCCACTTTGTGAAGAGGAGGGCCCAGTGGCAGGAAGTGCAGACGGGTGAATCGAAGAAGAGGAAGCTCTTTAGTGACATTCTGGAGTGA